The Aquipuribacter sp. SD81 DNA segment GCCGGCGCCGGCGGCCGAGGCCTGCTGGGCGGCCCGGCCCGCGGCGGGCAGCGCGGCGGCCGCGGCGCGTCCCGCGGCGTCGAGGCGCACGTTGCGGCTGGACAGTGCGAGCCCGTCCGGCTCGCGCACCGTGTCCTCGGCGACCACGCGCACGTCGAGGGCGAGGTCGCCGACCGCGCGCCGCACGAGGGCGAGCTGCTGGCGGTCCTTGCGGCCGAAGACGGCGACGTGCGGGCGGACGAGGTGCAGCAGGACCGTCACGACGGTGAGGACGCCGTCGAAGTGCCCGGGACGGCTCGCTCCCTCCCAGCGGGCGCCGAGCGGCCCGGCGGCCACGCGCACCGAGGGCTCCCCGTGCGGGTAGACGGCGTGCGCGTCCGGGGCGAAGACGACGTCGACGCCCTCGCGGGCACACGCCTCGACGTCGGCGTCGAGGGTGCGGGGGTAGGCGGCGAGGTCGCCGGCGTCCCCGAACTGCAGGGGGTTGACGAACACGGTGACGAGCACGT contains these protein-coding regions:
- the panC gene encoding pantoate--beta-alanine ligase translates to MVSAGGPVVVRDRASLAAVRDGLPGTVAVVMTMGALHEGHLALVRRARREADHVLVTVFVNPLQFGDAGDLAAYPRTLDADVEACAREGVDVVFAPDAHAVYPHGEPSVRVAAGPLGARWEGASRPGHFDGVLTVVTVLLHLVRPHVAVFGRKDRQQLALVRRAVGDLALDVRVVAEDTVREPDGLALSSRNVRLDAAGRAAAAALPAAGRAAQQASAAGAG